In Hymenobacter sublimis, a single genomic region encodes these proteins:
- a CDS encoding DUF3037 domain-containing protein, whose protein sequence is MPEKHLFEYAVLRVVPRVEREEFLNVGVIVYCSAQGFLQARFEVPEARLRAFTGDQLDLTDLTERLQSFERICRGRKEGGPIGQLPLASRFRWLTATRSTVVQTSPVHPGLCENAADTLARLHAQLVQ, encoded by the coding sequence ATGCCCGAAAAGCACTTGTTTGAGTACGCCGTTTTGCGCGTAGTGCCCCGCGTGGAGCGCGAAGAATTTCTGAATGTCGGGGTGATTGTGTATTGCTCGGCGCAGGGGTTTCTGCAGGCCCGCTTCGAGGTGCCCGAGGCCCGGCTGCGTGCCTTTACCGGCGACCAGCTTGACCTAACCGACCTGACCGAGCGGCTGCAATCCTTCGAGCGAATTTGCCGGGGCCGGAAGGAGGGCGGCCCCATCGGGCAGCTGCCGCTGGCCTCGCGCTTCCGCTGGCTCACGGCTACCCGCAGCACCGTCGTGCAAACCTCGCCCGTGCACCCCGGCCTTTGCGAAAACGCCGCCGACACCCTAGCCCGGCTGCATGCCCAGTTGGTGCAATAG
- a CDS encoding ATP-binding protein — MSKLKLMTKEDKLLKLDDVFSPTAPIEKRDLFYGRIGQLSDLYSAVTQRGAHAVLYGDRGVGKTSLANMATTMFPDVVATKVTCNRTEDFKTIWQEALKKIRFYSSSKSIGFKAEIRQEAVQLDLFLPPKDEIDSSDILQVFENLSTKLLIIFDEFDSITDENIRTRMADTIKALSDNVPNVTILIVGIADSVGALLGEHPSLERCLMQIQMPRMSDEELKEIIDNGLKKLELEIIDNVRDKIIEYSSGFPHYTHAICKSSAWYSINQDVNTISLQHFTYAVKRAIHATAQSLRNSYQKAIINSKGPSHFEEVLAACASAKLDEYDCFTNSASLAHFKGKKKTKSNMTTSDFRYYLDALCKNEKGPILEKIGQGVNLRYKFINPMMRAFIRLKVYEKRHESNKVFEQN; from the coding sequence ATGAGCAAGCTTAAGTTAATGACTAAAGAGGATAAATTATTGAAGCTGGATGATGTATTCAGTCCTACCGCTCCTATTGAGAAAAGGGATTTGTTTTATGGTAGGATTGGTCAACTTAGTGATTTGTATAGTGCAGTAACTCAAAGAGGAGCACATGCTGTTCTTTATGGTGACAGGGGCGTTGGAAAAACCTCCCTTGCCAATATGGCCACTACGATGTTTCCCGATGTAGTGGCGACTAAAGTAACATGTAACAGGACTGAGGATTTCAAAACTATTTGGCAGGAAGCTCTGAAGAAAATAAGATTCTACTCAAGCTCCAAGAGCATAGGTTTTAAGGCTGAAATCAGACAAGAGGCTGTTCAGCTTGATTTATTTCTACCTCCTAAAGATGAAATTGATTCATCTGATATTCTTCAGGTGTTCGAAAATTTATCAACTAAGCTATTAATTATTTTTGATGAATTCGATAGTATAACAGATGAAAACATTCGCACAAGAATGGCTGATACGATTAAAGCGTTATCCGACAATGTTCCGAACGTAACTATTTTAATCGTTGGAATTGCAGATAGTGTTGGTGCTCTACTTGGAGAACATCCTTCATTAGAAAGATGCTTGATGCAGATTCAAATGCCAAGAATGTCCGATGAGGAATTGAAAGAAATAATCGATAATGGATTAAAGAAACTAGAGCTAGAAATAATAGACAATGTCAGAGATAAGATAATCGAGTATTCTTCAGGCTTTCCACACTATACGCATGCTATATGCAAATCTTCTGCTTGGTATTCAATCAATCAAGATGTTAACACTATATCCTTACAGCATTTTACCTATGCGGTGAAGAGAGCAATACATGCCACGGCACAGTCTTTAAGAAATTCTTATCAAAAAGCTATAATAAATTCTAAAGGACCTTCACACTTTGAGGAAGTATTAGCTGCATGTGCTTCAGCTAAACTAGATGAATATGACTGCTTCACCAATAGTGCGTCTTTAGCACATTTCAAAGGCAAGAAAAAAACTAAATCAAATATGACGACTAGTGATTTTAGATATTATCTAGATGCTTTGTGCAAGAATGAGAAAGGTCCGATTTTAGAGAAAATTGGGCAGGGTGTTAACCTTAGATACAAATTTATTAATCCAATGATGAGAGCGTTTATCAGGCTTAAGGTTTATGAGAAACGACATGAGTCCAATAAAGTATTCGAGCAAAACTAA
- a CDS encoding HipA family kinase, with product MQVSDLSLRTVDVTRYVTPLREGGSLPALVEADDGFLYVVKFRGAGQGLKALIAELIVGEMARALGLRIPELVFCQLDEAFGRTEPDEEIQDLLRFSTGQNLGLHYLSGASTYDPLVTTIEPRLASLIVWLDCLTLNVDRTARNTNLLMWHKELWLIDHGAALYVHHAGPGWAEPRPRPFAQIKDHVLLPQAKELAAADAEGRALLTPERIQAIVDAVPADWLAEPSVTVEEQRQNYVRFLTARLAASETFVQEAENARKALV from the coding sequence ATGCAGGTTAGTGACCTTTCCCTCCGAACCGTTGACGTGACGCGCTACGTCACCCCGCTGCGCGAAGGCGGCTCTCTGCCGGCCCTGGTGGAAGCCGACGACGGTTTTCTGTACGTGGTGAAATTCCGGGGGGCGGGCCAGGGGCTGAAGGCGCTGATTGCCGAGCTAATTGTGGGCGAAATGGCGCGAGCCTTAGGCCTGCGGATCCCAGAGCTGGTATTTTGCCAACTCGATGAAGCCTTCGGCCGCACCGAGCCCGACGAGGAAATTCAGGATTTGCTCCGCTTCAGCACCGGCCAAAACCTGGGTCTTCACTACCTCTCCGGGGCCAGCACCTACGACCCCCTAGTAACCACCATTGAGCCCCGGCTGGCTTCCCTAATTGTGTGGCTGGACTGCCTGACGCTGAACGTGGACCGCACCGCCCGCAACACCAATCTGCTTATGTGGCATAAGGAATTGTGGCTGATTGACCACGGTGCGGCCCTGTACGTGCACCACGCCGGCCCCGGTTGGGCCGAGCCGCGGCCCCGGCCCTTCGCCCAAATCAAAGACCACGTGCTACTCCCTCAGGCTAAGGAGCTGGCCGCCGCCGACGCCGAAGGCCGCGCCCTACTCACGCCCGAGCGCATCCAGGCCATTGTGGATGCCGTGCCCGCCGATTGGCTAGCCGAGCCCTCCGTGACCGTGGAAGAGCAGCGCCAGAACTATGTGCGGTTTCTTACCGCCCGGCTCGCCGCATCAGAAACCTTTGTTCAGGAAGCCGAAAATGCCCGAAAAGCACTTGTTTGA
- a CDS encoding ABC-F family ATP-binding cassette domain-containing protein, with the protein MLLLQNLGYAHPNKDVLFDQLNLVVNHHQKMALVGNNGVGKSTLLQLLAGTVLPSGGLVHASSQPYYVPQHFGQFNNLTVAQALGIHDKIRALQDILEGQATEANLAVLDDDWTLEERSQEALQQWGLAALHLTQPMASLSGGQKTRVFLAGVAIHQPGIILLDEPSNHLDGAGRHQLYELIRTTPSTLLVVSHDRKLLNLLGSVAEISRRGITLYGGNYDFYAEQKQLERTALNQDVKSRATALRKAKETEREALERKQKLDARGKKNQDKAGLPTVVLNLMRNSAEQSTSRLKGIHAEKVGELSQELSELRRELPATDKIKLDFDNSTLHKGKLLLAAQELNYGYGTRLLWPAALTFQIHSGERVALHGLNGSGKTTLIRLLLGYLKPTLGTIARAANKAVFIDQEYSLLTDHLSVFEQAWQFNSSGLQEHEVKIRLTHFLFTSATWSKACGTLSGGEKMRLLLCCLMIGQQAPDLIILDEPTNNLDLQNLEILTTALHDYQGTLLVVSHDEVFLEQLGVERAIRLG; encoded by the coding sequence ATGCTACTTCTACAAAACCTCGGGTACGCACACCCCAATAAAGACGTGCTCTTCGACCAACTGAATCTGGTAGTAAATCACCACCAGAAGATGGCGCTAGTTGGCAACAACGGCGTTGGGAAGTCTACGCTGCTTCAACTTCTTGCGGGCACTGTACTACCGTCCGGCGGGCTAGTGCACGCCAGTTCCCAGCCGTACTACGTTCCCCAGCATTTCGGGCAGTTCAATAACCTTACCGTAGCCCAGGCCCTCGGCATCCATGATAAAATCAGGGCCCTGCAGGATATTCTGGAGGGTCAGGCCACGGAAGCCAACCTGGCGGTGCTGGATGACGACTGGACTCTTGAGGAGAGAAGCCAGGAAGCCTTGCAACAGTGGGGTCTGGCGGCGCTACACCTAACCCAGCCGATGGCTAGCCTCAGCGGGGGGCAGAAGACCAGGGTTTTTCTGGCCGGCGTAGCCATTCATCAGCCTGGCATCATACTGCTCGACGAGCCCAGCAACCACCTGGACGGCGCCGGCCGGCACCAGCTCTACGAGCTTATCCGGACTACCCCCAGCACCCTGCTGGTAGTAAGCCACGACCGGAAACTGCTGAACCTGCTCGGCTCAGTTGCGGAAATAAGCCGGCGCGGCATCACTCTGTACGGGGGCAATTACGACTTCTATGCCGAACAAAAGCAGTTGGAACGCACTGCGCTCAACCAGGACGTGAAGAGCCGCGCAACTGCCCTGCGCAAAGCTAAGGAAACCGAGCGCGAAGCCCTGGAGCGCAAGCAGAAGCTGGATGCCCGCGGCAAGAAAAACCAGGACAAAGCTGGCCTACCCACCGTTGTGCTAAACCTGATGCGCAACAGTGCCGAGCAGAGCACGTCCCGCCTCAAAGGCATTCATGCCGAGAAGGTAGGCGAGCTTTCTCAGGAGCTAAGCGAACTACGTAGGGAACTGCCAGCCACCGACAAAATCAAGCTCGACTTCGACAACTCTACCCTGCACAAAGGCAAGCTACTCCTCGCCGCTCAGGAGCTTAACTATGGCTACGGTACCCGCCTGCTGTGGCCGGCAGCCCTCACTTTTCAGATACACAGTGGCGAACGAGTGGCACTGCACGGGCTGAACGGCTCGGGTAAAACCACGCTCATTAGGCTGCTGCTGGGCTACCTGAAACCAACGCTCGGGACGATAGCGCGGGCGGCAAACAAGGCCGTGTTCATCGACCAAGAATATTCTCTGCTCACCGACCACCTTTCCGTGTTCGAGCAGGCCTGGCAATTTAATAGCTCGGGGCTGCAGGAGCACGAAGTAAAGATTCGCCTGACCCATTTCTTGTTTACCAGCGCCACCTGGAGCAAAGCCTGTGGCACCCTGAGCGGGGGCGAGAAAATGCGGCTGCTCCTGTGCTGTCTGATGATTGGTCAGCAAGCGCCAGACCTGATTATTCTGGATGAGCCCACCAACAACCTCGACCTACAGAATCTGGAAATTCTAACCACCGCTCTTCACGACTACCAAGGCACGCTGCTAGTGGTGTCCCACGACGAGGTATTTCTGGAGCAGTTGGGCGTGGAAAGAGCCATCCGGCTGGGGTAG
- a CDS encoding prolyl oligopeptidase family serine peptidase, producing MKRLFPSLAVLLVGSQAAAQAPIKTQPYPQTRKVDTVTTYFGTKVADPYRWLENDQAPDTKAWVQEENKVTQGYLAQIPYREAIRKRLETLWNYEKYGAPYKEGKYTYFSKNTGLQSQSVLYRQVGNGAPEVFLDPNKFSKDGTTSLAGINFTKDGSLAAYQISEGGSDWRKVIVLKTADKSIVGDTLKDVKFSGLAWKGNDGFYYSSYDKPTAGSQLAGKTQIHKLYYHKLGTKQNTDKLVFGGEKTPRRYIGASLTEDERFLVISGANTTTGNELYIQDLSKPGSPIVQVVDNEKSNVDVVDNVGSKLYIFTNLNAPNNRVVTVDAANPKPANWKNLIPETQNVLNVSTGGGKIFANYLKDATSLIEQYDMNGKKERAITLPSVGTAGGFGTKKEEKETYYTFTSYIYPPTIFEYDIATGKSTVYKKAGVQFDPSKFESKQVFYTSKDGTKVPMIITYKKGLVMNGKNPTLLYAYGGFNSSVTPGFSTSNIILLENGGIYAVPNIRGGGEYGEKWHLAGTKLQKQNVFDDFIAAAEYLTKNNYTSKDYLAISGASNGGLLVGATMAQRPELFKVAFPAVGVMDMLRYNQFTAGAGWAYDYGTAQDSKEMFEYLYKYSPYHALKPAAYPATMVTTADHDDRVVPAHSFKFASKLQESQQGPAPVLIRIETKAGHGAGRSTAQVISEQTDKWAFLFQNMGVPYQAVN from the coding sequence ATGAAAAGACTGTTTCCTTCCCTGGCGGTTCTGCTGGTAGGCTCCCAAGCCGCCGCCCAAGCGCCCATCAAAACCCAGCCCTACCCCCAAACCCGGAAGGTAGATACCGTTACCACCTACTTCGGCACCAAGGTAGCCGACCCTTACCGCTGGCTGGAAAACGACCAGGCCCCCGACACCAAGGCCTGGGTGCAGGAGGAAAACAAGGTGACCCAGGGCTACCTCGCCCAGATTCCTTACCGGGAGGCCATCCGGAAGCGGTTGGAAACTCTGTGGAACTACGAGAAGTACGGCGCCCCCTACAAGGAAGGCAAGTACACCTACTTCAGCAAAAACACGGGCCTGCAAAGTCAGTCGGTGCTGTACCGGCAGGTGGGCAACGGGGCGCCGGAAGTGTTCCTCGACCCGAATAAGTTTTCCAAGGACGGCACTACCTCGCTGGCGGGCATCAACTTCACCAAGGACGGCTCACTGGCCGCCTACCAGATTTCGGAAGGCGGCTCCGACTGGCGCAAGGTCATCGTACTGAAAACCGCTGACAAGAGCATCGTGGGTGATACGCTCAAGGACGTGAAGTTCTCGGGCCTGGCCTGGAAAGGCAACGACGGCTTCTACTACAGCTCCTATGACAAGCCCACCGCGGGCAGCCAGCTAGCCGGCAAAACCCAGATTCACAAGCTCTACTACCACAAGCTGGGCACCAAGCAAAACACCGATAAGCTGGTGTTCGGGGGCGAGAAAACACCGCGCCGCTACATCGGCGCTTCCCTGACCGAGGACGAGCGTTTCCTGGTTATCAGTGGGGCGAATACCACCACCGGCAATGAGCTGTACATCCAAGACCTGAGCAAGCCGGGCAGCCCCATTGTGCAGGTAGTGGACAACGAGAAAAGCAATGTGGACGTGGTGGACAACGTGGGCAGCAAGCTCTACATCTTCACCAACCTGAATGCGCCCAACAACCGGGTAGTAACCGTGGACGCGGCCAACCCCAAGCCCGCCAACTGGAAAAACCTGATTCCGGAAACCCAGAACGTGCTGAACGTCAGCACCGGCGGTGGCAAAATCTTCGCCAACTACCTCAAGGACGCTACCTCTCTTATTGAGCAGTACGATATGAACGGCAAGAAGGAGCGGGCTATTACGCTGCCTTCGGTGGGCACGGCTGGTGGCTTCGGTACCAAAAAAGAGGAAAAGGAAACCTACTACACCTTCACCTCCTACATCTACCCGCCCACCATCTTCGAGTACGACATTGCCACCGGCAAATCCACCGTCTACAAGAAGGCCGGCGTGCAGTTCGACCCCAGCAAGTTCGAGTCGAAGCAGGTGTTTTACACCTCCAAGGATGGCACCAAAGTGCCGATGATTATCACCTACAAGAAAGGCTTGGTGATGAACGGCAAGAACCCGACCCTGCTCTACGCCTACGGGGGCTTTAACTCCAGCGTCACGCCCGGCTTCAGCACCAGCAACATCATTCTGCTGGAGAATGGCGGTATCTATGCCGTGCCCAACATCCGGGGCGGCGGCGAGTACGGCGAGAAGTGGCACCTGGCCGGCACCAAGCTGCAGAAGCAGAACGTGTTCGATGACTTTATTGCCGCCGCCGAGTACCTGACCAAGAACAACTACACCTCTAAGGACTACCTGGCTATTTCGGGCGCTTCGAACGGCGGTTTGCTGGTGGGCGCTACCATGGCTCAGCGCCCCGAGCTGTTCAAGGTAGCCTTCCCGGCCGTGGGCGTGATGGACATGCTGCGCTACAACCAGTTTACGGCCGGCGCCGGCTGGGCCTACGACTACGGCACGGCCCAGGACTCCAAGGAAATGTTTGAGTACCTCTACAAATACTCGCCCTACCACGCCCTGAAGCCCGCCGCCTACCCCGCCACCATGGTAACTACCGCCGACCACGACGACCGGGTAGTGCCGGCCCACTCCTTCAAGTTTGCTTCCAAGCTGCAGGAAAGCCAGCAAGGCCCCGCTCCGGTGCTCATCCGCATCGAGACGAAAGCCGGCCACGGCGCCGGCCGCTCCACGGCCCAGGTTATCAGTGAGCAGACCGACAAGTGGGCCTTCTTGTTCCAGAACATGGGCGTCCCCTATCAGGCTGTAAACTAG
- the bla gene encoding subclass B3 metallo-beta-lactamase: MKSAGNTKNGTGRKRKILAGIAVLLAVGVGFLLSKWKEASDHGGQLPREPFRIAGNLYYVGTRDVTSFLLTGPVGHVLIDGGYPGTAPMILKSIATLGFAIKDVKVLLNSHAHFDHAGGLAALQKASGATLWIHERDADIVATGGATDPTIGPFRILAAVGLLKYPPPRIDHQFKDGAQVQLGPIRLTAHATPGHTPGCTTWAFPVQHGGRELLAVLATDMVLLPTASLVEPESYPGIRADFEHSFRVLRSLPTDIYLTSHARAFSLKRKAQERATAPDPVLPFIDRQGYIEDITKAEAAFRKALKEQQQQ, encoded by the coding sequence ATGAAAAGCGCAGGGAACACAAAAAACGGCACGGGCCGAAAGCGGAAAATTCTAGCGGGTATTGCGGTGCTGCTTGCCGTGGGCGTGGGATTTCTCTTGAGCAAATGGAAGGAAGCCTCAGACCATGGCGGCCAACTGCCCCGGGAGCCATTTCGCATTGCGGGCAACCTGTACTACGTGGGTACCCGGGATGTAACGTCCTTTCTGCTTACTGGCCCGGTAGGCCATGTGCTGATTGATGGGGGCTACCCCGGTACCGCCCCCATGATTCTGAAAAGCATTGCTACCCTGGGTTTTGCTATTAAGGATGTAAAAGTCCTGCTCAACTCGCACGCCCACTTCGATCATGCTGGTGGTTTGGCCGCCCTGCAAAAGGCCTCGGGAGCCACGCTATGGATTCATGAGCGGGATGCCGACATTGTTGCCACCGGTGGGGCCACCGACCCAACCATTGGGCCCTTCCGGATTCTGGCTGCCGTGGGCCTCCTCAAGTATCCGCCCCCTCGCATCGACCACCAGTTCAAGGACGGCGCCCAAGTACAGCTCGGGCCTATTCGCCTGACGGCGCATGCCACCCCTGGTCACACCCCGGGTTGTACTACCTGGGCATTTCCTGTGCAGCATGGTGGCCGCGAGCTGCTTGCCGTGCTTGCCACCGATATGGTGCTGCTCCCGACTGCCTCACTCGTGGAACCCGAGAGTTACCCCGGTATTCGGGCCGATTTCGAGCATAGCTTTCGTGTACTGCGCAGCCTTCCTACTGACATCTACCTGACTTCTCATGCGCGCGCCTTCAGCCTGAAGCGCAAAGCGCAGGAACGCGCCACGGCCCCGGACCCGGTGCTGCCATTCATCGACCGGCAGGGGTATATCGAAGACATTACGAAGGCAGAGGCCGCCTTTCGCAAAGCGCTCAAGGAGCAGCAACAACAATAG
- a CDS encoding NUDIX hydrolase produces the protein MALIDKIAWLHLHEGRLLSTRSRGKDRYYIPGGKREAGETDAQTLLREIKEELTVELDAATLVHAGTFTAPAHGHAEGILVQMTCYYATYAGTLQPAAEIEEVVWLTYADRPRVSAVDQLIFDWLREQQLLTD, from the coding sequence ATGGCCCTCATCGACAAAATTGCCTGGCTGCACCTGCACGAAGGCCGCCTGCTCAGTACGCGCAGCCGTGGCAAAGACCGGTACTACATTCCTGGCGGCAAGCGCGAAGCTGGCGAAACGGACGCCCAAACCCTGCTGCGAGAAATCAAGGAAGAGTTGACCGTAGAGCTGGATGCGGCTACTCTGGTACACGCTGGCACCTTCACGGCGCCCGCCCACGGCCACGCGGAGGGCATTCTGGTGCAGATGACCTGCTACTACGCTACGTACGCTGGCACCCTGCAGCCCGCCGCTGAAATTGAGGAAGTCGTGTGGCTTACTTACGCCGACCGGCCCAGGGTTTCAGCCGTAGACCAACTGATTTTCGACTGGCTCCGCGAGCAGCAGCTTCTGACCGATTGA
- a CDS encoding 1-phosphofructokinase family hexose kinase, producing MKPIVTLTLNPTVDKSTTADQIIPDQKLRCAAPKFEPGGGGINVSRALKRLGADSVAVFPVGGPSGALLRELLEQEHIQQQPVETVSRTRENFIVVDATTSQQYRFGMPGTPLSVEEQQQILTTLKGLATVPEFLVISGSLPPGVEPDFLVRIVRAAKGLGIKVVIDTSGPALHQVLAEGVYLAKPNVGELSKMAGVDELDSEAVAEAAHKLVREGKCEIVVTSLGPQGACVVTQDLVDHVPAPAVKKRSTVGAGDSMVAGLVYGLSTGLSVQETVRLGVACGTAATMNPGTELFRKADVDKLYQWLLQQTMPAKAA from the coding sequence ATGAAGCCTATTGTCACCCTGACCCTGAACCCTACCGTCGATAAAAGCACCACCGCCGACCAAATTATTCCCGACCAGAAGCTGCGGTGCGCGGCCCCGAAATTCGAGCCCGGCGGGGGCGGCATCAATGTTTCGCGGGCCCTTAAGCGGCTCGGCGCCGATTCAGTAGCGGTATTTCCGGTGGGCGGCCCCAGCGGTGCGCTGCTGCGGGAGCTGTTGGAGCAAGAACACATTCAGCAGCAGCCGGTTGAAACCGTGAGCCGCACCCGAGAGAATTTCATCGTGGTAGATGCTACCACCAGCCAGCAGTACCGCTTCGGTATGCCCGGCACCCCGCTTTCCGTGGAGGAGCAGCAGCAAATTCTGACTACCCTAAAAGGCCTGGCCACGGTACCCGAGTTTCTGGTTATCAGCGGTAGCCTTCCCCCCGGAGTAGAACCCGATTTTTTAGTGCGCATTGTACGGGCCGCCAAAGGGCTGGGCATCAAGGTGGTCATTGATACCTCGGGCCCAGCCCTGCACCAGGTACTGGCCGAGGGTGTATACTTGGCAAAGCCCAACGTGGGCGAGCTAAGCAAAATGGCCGGGGTTGATGAACTGGACAGCGAAGCCGTGGCCGAGGCCGCCCACAAGCTGGTGCGGGAGGGCAAATGCGAAATTGTAGTTACGTCGTTGGGTCCGCAGGGTGCCTGCGTAGTTACCCAAGATTTGGTAGACCACGTGCCGGCTCCGGCCGTGAAAAAGCGCAGTACCGTAGGGGCCGGCGACAGCATGGTGGCAGGCTTGGTGTACGGGCTGTCTACGGGCCTTTCGGTGCAGGAAACGGTGCGCCTGGGCGTGGCTTGCGGCACGGCCGCGACCATGAATCCCGGCACCGAGCTGTTTCGCAAAGCAGACGTGGATAAGCTCTATCAGTGGCTGCTGCAGCAAACCATGCCGGCAAAGGCAGCCTAA